A region of the Candidatus Palauibacter soopunensis genome:
GGGCTCACGACGCACGACCTGGTCGCGGGCCTGGTGTTCGTCATCCTCCTCTTCGAGGCGACGCGCCGCGCCGTGGGCTGGGTGATGGTCGCCGTGGGTCTCGTCTTCCTCCTCTACGCGGGGTTCGGGGATCTGCTGCCGGACGTCATCGCGAATCGGGGCTTCACCCTCGAGCGCATCCTCCGCTTCCAGATCTTCACGGGGGCGGGCCTGTTCGGGACGCCGCTCGGGATCGCGGCGGGGACCGTGTTCATCTTCGTCCTCTTCGGCGCGTTCCTCGAGGTGACGGGCGCGGGGCGCTTCTTCATCGATCTCGCCTTCGCCGCCGCGGGCCGGTTCCGGGGCGGGCCGGCCAAGGCGAGCGTCATCGCCTCCGCGGCGATGGGGTCGATCTCCGGCTCGGCGATCGCGAACACGGTGACGACGGGCGCGCTCACGATCCCGATGATGAAGAAGCTCGGCTACCGTCCCGAACAGGCGGGCGGGATCGAGGCGGCCGCCTCCACGGGCGGCCAGATCATGCCGCCGATCATGGGTGCCGGCGCTTTCATCATGGCGGACTTCACGAACACGCCGTACCGGGAGATCGTGGCGCTCTCGATCGCGCCCGCGATCCTCTATTTCGGGTGCACGCTCCTCTTCGTCCACCTCATGGCCCTGAAACTGGGGCTGCGGGGGATGAAGAACCCGCCGCCGGTGCGGCGCACGCTGCGCGAGGGCGTCCACTTCCTGCTTCCGCTCGGGCTCGTGGTCGCGCTCCTCCTCCTCAACTACTCGCCGCCGCTCGTGGGGGCGGTGGGGTGCCTCGCGGTCGTCGTCACGGGGATGGCGCGGAAGCGGACGCGGGTCGGCTGGCGCACGATCCTCCAGGGGCTGCGGACGGGCGCCGTGCTGGCGCTGCCGATCTCGCTCGCCTGCGCGACCGCCGGGATCGTCGTGGGCGTGATCGGCCAGACCGGGATCGGCCTCCAGTTCACCGAGTCCGTCGTACAGGCGGCTGGCGGGCTGCTCTGGCTCGCGCTCATCTTCATCGCCATCGCGGCGCTCGTCCTCGGGATGGGACTGCCGGTGACTGCGGCTTACATCGTGATCTCGGTCATGGCCGCGCCGGCGCTCGAGGGGCTGGGGCTCTCCCTCCTCGTCGCGCACATGATCATCTTCTGGCTCTCGCAGACGTCGAATGTGACGCCGCCCATCGCGCTCGCCGCCTTCGCGGGGGCGGGGGTGGCGGGTTCGGCGCCCATGCGGACGGCGACCCAGGCCGTGAAACTCTCCCTCGGCTTCTTCATCGTGCCCGCGATGATGGCCTACTCGGCGCTGATCCTCGTGGAGGGCACCGCCGTGACGGACTTCGTCTTCGCCATCGTCTGCACGGTGGCGCTGGTGTCGGCCGTCGCATATGCGATCGAGGGTTTCGCGGTGGCCGCGTGTAGCGTCGCCGAACGCGCGCTGTTCGCGCTCGCGGGCGCCCTCATCCTGGTCCCGAACGCCGCGGCCAGGATCTCGGGGGTGCTGCTGGCAGCCGCGGTCCTCGCCCTCCACGCCCGGAACGCCCGGCAGGCACGAGGAACTACGTAGCCGCGGGCGTCAGTCGCCTCTCGCCTCCGCGGCGGCGCGGCGCATCGCCTTCTTGCGCTCGATCGGGTCGAGCCTGCGCTTGCGGAGGCGGATCGCGTCGGGCGTGACCTCGATCAACTCGTCGTCGTTGATGAACTCGAGGGCGAGTTCGAGCGTCAGTTCGCGCGGCGGCTCGAGGCGCACGTTCTCGTCCGCGGCGGCGGCGCGCATGTTCGTGAGCTTCTTGCCCTTCGACACGTTGACCTCGAGATCGCCGGAGCGGACGTGCTCGCCCACGATCATCCCGCTGTAGACCTCGACGCCCGGGCCGATCAGCATCTCGGCGCGCTCCTGCAGGTTGAAGAGGGCGAATGAGACCGACGTTCCCGGACGGTCCGCGACGAGCACCCCGCGGCGCCGGTGTTCGAGGTGTCCGGCCCGGGGGCCGTATTCGAGGAAGCGGTGG
Encoded here:
- a CDS encoding TRAP transporter fused permease subunit, whose protein sequence is MTTARPPWRRILFALAVGLSLFQLWQSTTGTLSATLGRPIHLAWVVVLTFLAKPSWTGEGPAPRWSLWLDAALALVALYCGWVIVGFDYRGVDHILYGLTTHDLVAGLVFVILLFEATRRAVGWVMVAVGLVFLLYAGFGDLLPDVIANRGFTLERILRFQIFTGAGLFGTPLGIAAGTVFIFVLFGAFLEVTGAGRFFIDLAFAAAGRFRGGPAKASVIASAAMGSISGSAIANTVTTGALTIPMMKKLGYRPEQAGGIEAAASTGGQIMPPIMGAGAFIMADFTNTPYREIVALSIAPAILYFGCTLLFVHLMALKLGLRGMKNPPPVRRTLREGVHFLLPLGLVVALLLLNYSPPLVGAVGCLAVVVTGMARKRTRVGWRTILQGLRTGAVLALPISLACATAGIVVGVIGQTGIGLQFTESVVQAAGGLLWLALIFIAIAALVLGMGLPVTAAYIVISVMAAPALEGLGLSLLVAHMIIFWLSQTSNVTPPIALAAFAGAGVAGSAPMRTATQAVKLSLGFFIVPAMMAYSALILVEGTAVTDFVFAIVCTVALVSAVAYAIEGFAVAACSVAERALFALAGALILVPNAAARISGVLLAAAVLALHARNARQARGTT